A genome region from Labilibaculum antarcticum includes the following:
- a CDS encoding phosphoenolpyruvate carboxylase → MRSEKFQNEVDLKYKLYNSIFLTLPLDGIHGTGILIPILKDSCSKGLDTGKSPVEIFENFFEKQTSFRTEKEQFDFMFRVIHYIERQVVLLDAVEDAVFDKMNDLDGAGSLKALKAEIKELGKGEGFKRDLEKFAVRVVLTAHPTQFYPSTVLAIINDLIKSIQKSDLLQIKLLLTQLGKTPFFKKERPTPYDEAKSLSWYLENIFYQSASDLYSELLNNEELSDEMVCPTISFGFWPGGDRDGNPYVNTETTLKVAERLRYILFSNYYKDLRLLRRRFSFKGVYELIVDLEEKVLKALNKSESGTGISVEEINISLKKIEKILIEEHDGFFLDLLKKFQNKVKLFGAHFASIDIRQDSRIIKTAFDVLCESSPVINKQIGDLSMENLFELNGSVTSIQTDDEVSKDTITVFSAIKEIQERNGESACNRFIISNCQTSVDVARVFAMAKLCAWEETLPLDIVPLFETIDDLAKADETMRELFENKVYYQHLLSRGKKQTVMVGFSDGTKDGGYFSANWSIYKAKENITRLAREKGIVVVFFDGRGGPPARGGGNTHKFYSSLGNNIENQEIQVTIQGQTISSKFGTKASAKYYQELLITAGLGNRLFEDRSKQLCLKDKEIMETLSQYSLEEYHRFKSSDKFVPYLEKMSALKYYGKAKIGSRPSKRKASAELNFEDLRAIPFVGAWSQMKQNVPGFFGVGASIKRLKDEGRMEGCKSLYNNSLFFRTLVENSMQSISKSYFSLTEYMKKDEEFGEFWNWIYREYQLSIDMLLEVSGQKEIMELSLELKDSIHLREEIVLPLICIQQFALMKIREMDLSGNIDQNKYITLQNLVIRSLYGNINASRNSA, encoded by the coding sequence ATGAGATCTGAAAAATTCCAAAATGAAGTTGATTTAAAGTACAAATTGTACAATAGTATATTTTTAACCTTGCCGTTAGATGGCATACATGGAACGGGTATTTTAATTCCCATTCTGAAAGATTCATGCTCTAAAGGCTTAGATACAGGGAAATCACCTGTTGAAATTTTCGAGAACTTTTTTGAGAAACAAACTTCTTTTCGAACTGAGAAAGAACAGTTTGATTTTATGTTTCGTGTGATTCATTATATTGAACGACAGGTAGTTTTGCTGGATGCAGTGGAAGACGCAGTCTTTGATAAAATGAACGATTTAGATGGAGCCGGTAGTTTGAAGGCATTGAAAGCGGAAATTAAAGAACTTGGTAAAGGAGAGGGATTTAAACGTGATTTGGAGAAATTTGCCGTGCGGGTAGTATTAACGGCTCATCCTACGCAATTTTATCCAAGCACGGTGTTAGCAATCATTAATGATTTAATAAAATCCATTCAGAAAAGTGATTTACTTCAAATTAAATTATTGCTCACGCAATTGGGAAAAACGCCGTTTTTTAAGAAGGAAAGACCAACACCATACGATGAGGCTAAAAGTTTAAGCTGGTATTTGGAGAATATATTTTATCAGTCGGCATCTGATTTGTATTCCGAATTGCTAAATAATGAAGAATTATCTGATGAAATGGTTTGCCCTACAATTTCATTTGGCTTTTGGCCAGGTGGAGACAGAGATGGGAACCCCTATGTAAATACAGAAACGACATTAAAAGTTGCTGAACGGCTTCGGTATATTCTTTTCTCTAATTATTACAAGGATTTGAGACTCTTGCGAAGACGTTTTAGTTTTAAAGGCGTGTATGAGCTAATTGTTGATTTGGAAGAAAAGGTTCTTAAGGCATTGAATAAAAGCGAATCTGGTACTGGGATTTCTGTTGAGGAAATAAATATTTCGTTAAAAAAAATTGAAAAAATATTAATTGAAGAACACGATGGTTTTTTTCTTGATTTATTGAAGAAATTTCAGAATAAGGTGAAGTTATTTGGTGCTCATTTTGCCAGTATTGATATCCGGCAGGACAGTCGAATCATAAAGACAGCTTTCGATGTTTTATGTGAATCTTCTCCTGTTATCAATAAGCAAATTGGCGATCTTAGTATGGAAAATTTGTTTGAATTAAATGGGTCTGTCACTTCTATTCAGACTGATGATGAGGTGAGTAAGGATACGATTACTGTTTTTTCTGCCATAAAAGAAATTCAAGAAAGAAATGGGGAGTCTGCTTGTAATCGTTTCATTATCAGTAATTGTCAGACTTCCGTTGATGTTGCGCGAGTATTCGCAATGGCTAAACTTTGCGCATGGGAAGAAACTTTACCGCTGGATATTGTGCCACTTTTTGAAACAATTGATGATTTGGCAAAGGCAGATGAAACAATGAGGGAGTTGTTTGAAAATAAAGTATACTATCAGCATTTATTATCGAGAGGTAAGAAGCAAACCGTAATGGTTGGCTTTTCGGATGGAACCAAAGACGGTGGCTATTTTTCGGCAAATTGGAGCATTTATAAAGCCAAAGAGAATATAACACGTTTGGCTCGTGAAAAAGGGATTGTGGTGGTCTTTTTTGATGGACGGGGCGGACCGCCGGCGCGAGGAGGCGGGAATACTCACAAATTTTATTCTTCCCTAGGAAATAATATCGAAAATCAGGAAATACAAGTAACTATTCAAGGTCAGACCATTAGTTCGAAATTTGGAACTAAGGCATCTGCAAAATATTATCAGGAATTACTGATTACTGCAGGCTTGGGAAATCGGTTGTTCGAAGATCGGAGCAAACAATTGTGTCTTAAAGACAAGGAAATCATGGAAACTCTTTCACAATATAGTTTGGAGGAATATCATCGGTTTAAATCATCGGATAAGTTTGTTCCTTATTTAGAGAAAATGAGTGCGCTAAAATACTATGGAAAAGCAAAGATTGGTAGTCGACCCAGCAAACGAAAGGCATCAGCAGAATTGAATTTTGAAGATTTACGGGCAATTCCTTTTGTAGGAGCATGGAGCCAGATGAAGCAAAATGTACCAGGTTTTTTTGGTGTTGGAGCATCTATAAAAAGGTTGAAAGATGAAGGACGAATGGAAGGCTGCAAAAGTTTGTACAATAATTCATTATTTTTTAGAACTTTGGTTGAAAACAGCATGCAATCCATCAGTAAATCTTATTTTTCATTAACTGAATACATGAAAAAGGATGAGGAGTTTGGCGAATTTTGGAACTGGATTTACAGGGAATATCAATTAAGTATTGATATGTTGTTGGAAGTGTCCGGACAAAAGGAAATCATGGAATT